One window of the Novipirellula caenicola genome contains the following:
- a CDS encoding serine/threonine-protein kinase, whose translation MNPSDASAKRSRSRSRRNRQRPSASSNSIPDVTIGSNPTPDSCGHANPTKLANEGRHTPSRYESLGEVGRGGWGIVEKAVDRQLDREVAVKRFSDADDVTEQERQRFLHEAKVTSQLQHPGIVPVHEMRDQRDAFYVMKLLDGLTFREFIQHHHQQYTTKRQTRFQFGESLEPLLQRFVDVCNAVAYAHQRGIIHRDLKPSNVMISDFGETIVLDWGLAQSVNRNAVQQHSDERPNVCETQAEVSSMIEPDGTIVGTPAYMSPEQAAGDISKIDQASDIYSLGVVLYTVIAGRHPYHGQSVETILEQVRNASYTDLRTIQPRTPSPLVSIVNKAMSASAKDRYRSADQLASDVRRFIAGDPVSVHRESPIQRSIRWSRHHQGMAATIAISVAVLLIASIAFAIVIKQSHRAEQLARIEAQRAHREAILSLAEARDATDTWLVELSGSLQFYPGMATLRSELLERAIDQYDRITKQNLASAPSADFVIDASSGRSLSVSTDNTERIALLERAKASLRLGDLYRLTGKPEQAQQHYRAAESLLQSAPSGNLDSIVTPVSLAANTTSSAIETGSIDYLFHLERIQSLIGQLLISDQSTANLPSQDRITSARLWLWQIIQPHYHAKSNDSLPPLDPFSARVASAFVRLELAMRFAILNNPPSDWQWNEASYQQSLQVARWLTKRRGTVGDRRLSENIQTDHCGRLTQAGQHQLAAESWSVLIDDLKRWLTADPDRIDYMQSLAHALLERGNSLVAIGRHADATADFEASIRLLETAWQLTDDDGFYRVNLATAENNLGQLLANGNPRNPELATRLLRQSLQTYEALLREEVTADRLRRYAQTHHALAMVTLESAQNANVIANESIEHAQKATSAFEILKDYENLTIDDTLNWMRSEVLLAAHHTNQGNMDAAAKHLDSVQRQDCWVADQTLTAPQDQRLGQLRDAVANIQQATVETDAIPQGAIGTIDNIAPTDTESRSSE comes from the coding sequence TTGAACCCAAGCGACGCATCGGCAAAACGAAGCCGCTCACGCTCTCGACGAAATCGCCAGCGTCCCTCGGCCTCGTCCAATTCGATCCCGGATGTCACGATCGGATCGAATCCCACCCCGGATTCATGCGGCCATGCGAATCCAACCAAACTAGCCAACGAGGGTCGCCACACGCCATCACGCTACGAGAGTCTCGGCGAGGTGGGGCGAGGCGGATGGGGCATCGTCGAAAAAGCGGTCGATCGCCAATTGGATCGCGAAGTTGCCGTCAAACGCTTTAGTGACGCCGACGACGTGACTGAGCAGGAACGTCAACGTTTTCTGCATGAAGCCAAGGTGACCAGCCAATTGCAACATCCCGGGATCGTTCCGGTCCACGAGATGAGAGATCAGCGGGATGCGTTCTATGTGATGAAGTTGCTCGACGGCTTGACGTTTCGCGAATTCATCCAACACCATCATCAGCAATACACCACCAAACGTCAGACGCGTTTCCAGTTCGGCGAATCACTCGAACCACTGCTGCAACGCTTCGTCGATGTCTGCAACGCCGTCGCCTACGCGCACCAACGAGGCATTATTCATCGCGATCTGAAACCATCCAATGTGATGATCAGCGATTTCGGTGAAACGATCGTGTTGGATTGGGGATTGGCACAGTCGGTGAACCGAAACGCCGTTCAGCAGCACAGCGACGAACGTCCTAATGTCTGCGAGACACAGGCCGAGGTCTCATCGATGATCGAGCCGGACGGAACCATCGTGGGCACGCCCGCGTACATGTCTCCGGAACAGGCAGCCGGCGATATTTCAAAGATCGACCAGGCCTCGGACATCTATTCGCTTGGGGTGGTGCTCTACACTGTCATCGCAGGCCGTCATCCCTATCACGGCCAGTCGGTCGAAACGATTTTAGAACAAGTCCGAAACGCCTCGTATACCGACCTGCGAACGATCCAGCCGCGAACGCCATCGCCGCTGGTATCGATTGTCAACAAAGCGATGTCGGCCTCTGCTAAGGATCGCTATCGCAGCGCAGACCAATTGGCCAGCGACGTGCGGCGGTTCATTGCCGGCGATCCCGTCTCGGTGCATCGTGAAAGCCCGATCCAGCGAAGCATTCGCTGGAGCCGTCATCATCAAGGAATGGCTGCCACGATCGCGATCAGCGTCGCGGTACTGCTGATCGCTTCGATCGCATTCGCCATTGTGATCAAACAGTCGCATCGCGCGGAGCAACTCGCCCGTATCGAGGCACAGCGAGCGCATCGCGAAGCGATCCTGAGTCTGGCCGAGGCCCGTGATGCGACCGACACATGGTTGGTCGAACTGAGCGGATCGCTTCAATTCTACCCCGGCATGGCGACACTGCGATCGGAGTTATTAGAGCGTGCGATTGACCAGTATGACCGCATCACCAAACAAAATCTCGCGTCCGCACCTTCGGCTGATTTCGTAATCGACGCATCCTCCGGTCGATCCCTGTCCGTTTCGACCGACAACACCGAACGGATTGCATTGCTGGAACGAGCCAAGGCCTCGCTTCGATTGGGCGATCTCTATCGCTTGACCGGGAAACCCGAACAAGCACAACAGCATTACCGCGCTGCCGAATCACTGCTGCAATCAGCCCCGTCCGGCAACCTTGATTCCATCGTGACACCTGTCTCACTTGCGGCGAACACGACATCGTCCGCGATCGAAACTGGATCCATTGACTATTTGTTTCATCTCGAACGCATCCAATCGTTGATAGGGCAGTTGTTGATCAGCGATCAATCCACCGCCAACTTACCTTCGCAGGACCGCATCACCTCGGCCCGACTATGGCTGTGGCAAATCATCCAACCACACTATCACGCCAAATCAAACGACTCACTTCCACCGCTTGACCCGTTCTCAGCTCGCGTGGCATCGGCGTTTGTTCGTTTGGAGTTGGCGATGCGTTTTGCGATCCTGAACAATCCACCATCGGATTGGCAGTGGAATGAAGCGTCGTACCAACAATCGCTACAGGTCGCGCGTTGGTTGACTAAACGGCGAGGCACCGTGGGAGATCGCCGACTGTCTGAAAATATTCAAACCGACCACTGCGGAAGATTGACACAGGCAGGACAACATCAACTTGCCGCAGAGTCTTGGTCGGTCTTGATCGACGACTTGAAGCGATGGCTAACGGCCGATCCGGATCGTATCGACTATATGCAATCGCTCGCTCACGCACTGCTAGAACGCGGAAACAGCTTGGTTGCGATCGGACGTCACGCCGACGCGACCGCCGATTTTGAAGCTTCGATTCGGCTGCTTGAAACCGCTTGGCAGCTTACCGATGACGATGGTTTTTACCGTGTCAACTTGGCAACCGCCGAGAACAACTTGGGACAACTGTTGGCGAACGGAAACCCTCGAAATCCCGAACTGGCGACGCGGCTGCTGCGACAATCGTTGCAGACGTACGAAGCGTTGCTGAGAGAAGAGGTGACGGCGGACCGATTACGCCGTTACGCCCAAACGCACCATGCCCTTGCGATGGTCACGCTGGAATCCGCACAGAACGCAAACGTCATTGCAAACGAATCGATTGAACACGCCCAGAAGGCGACATCCGCGTTCGAGATCCTGAAGGACTACGAAAACTTGACGATCGACGACACCCTCAACTGGATGCGATCCGAAGTGCTGCTTGCCGCCCACCATACAAACCAAGGCAACATGGATGCAGCGGCAAAACACTTGGATTCGGTACAACGCCAAGATTGCTGGGTCGCTGATCAAACATTAACCGCCCCGCAAGATCAACGCCTCGGCCAGCTGCGTGATGCAGTGGCCAACATCCAACAAGCGACGGTCGAAACCGACGCGATCCCGCAAGGAGCGATCGGCACGATCGATAACATCGCGCCAACCGACACCGAATCACGTTCGAGCGAGTGA
- a CDS encoding right-handed parallel beta-helix repeat-containing protein, with product MQNWKLQLSLQAVTLFATLAPLHAESPAVQPPVAPSAGFASIDPPAPSPPLLQDHSFSTGLQSSTRIQGSTGIQSDPYRAYAAFTGRGDEHSRLHTDLFVPLISDRQNLLFSDIRGQFLSGGGAEGNVGLVYRHMVASDYIVGVYGFYDVKRSANENTFHQATIGGELLTDVWDFRWNGYLPEGGSVHAVDASAVISNGNLVVQNNQERAYAGTDAEVGLLLCRIPNYFDSELRGFVGAYHFDTNSPTAESIQGPRVRAELRSFDLPFLSLDSRLTLGVQYQHDSVRDSQTSATIGVRMPFGPDRRRHRRMSRIERRMTDVVVRDVDVVTHTTPTPGGQEVAVHALYDFEIGSVTVLDASTADLPAAVASATTDSVIIDGGRGNIYLSQPIEVQDGQQILGGGLQVKGADTGIHAYYGTPVNLYGTDETQAVILTADNSVISGFNIFGGLHGISSDLPSGLDDLVDVLIFSNNVTGAADSGFRFGTLDADSIIAHNRATDNGAHGFDIEQNEGLFVQNNALGNAENGFDLFDNDGEVSLNRSLRNEGFGFFADDNSGNIDENEAYENGLSGFDFLDNTGSIAGNLSADNGLQGFTFARNNGVIEDNLAFDNGGFGFDFADNDGTVQGNLAFDNGDVGFDFADNFGLFQENIATGNFGAGFDFVNNSGQFLANEAIENSGSGFDFVENTAAGTFSNNVAEDNGEFGYDGTNSGTAVNNTGADNEDGNDTFP from the coding sequence GTGCAGAACTGGAAACTGCAACTATCGCTGCAGGCGGTCACGCTGTTTGCGACGCTGGCACCGCTGCACGCCGAATCTCCGGCAGTCCAACCTCCGGTCGCCCCATCGGCTGGTTTCGCGTCGATTGATCCGCCGGCACCTTCGCCGCCGCTGCTACAGGATCATTCGTTTTCTACGGGGCTCCAAAGCTCTACGAGGATCCAAGGTTCTACAGGGATTCAAAGCGACCCCTATCGAGCCTACGCCGCCTTCACCGGACGCGGCGATGAACACAGCCGGCTGCACACCGATCTATTTGTTCCGCTGATTTCGGACCGTCAGAATCTGTTGTTTTCGGATATCCGGGGGCAATTTCTCAGCGGTGGTGGTGCCGAGGGCAATGTTGGCTTAGTGTACCGGCACATGGTCGCCAGCGATTACATTGTCGGGGTCTATGGATTTTATGACGTTAAACGTTCCGCCAACGAGAATACGTTCCACCAAGCCACGATTGGCGGCGAACTGCTAACGGATGTTTGGGATTTTCGCTGGAACGGGTACCTGCCCGAAGGCGGTTCTGTGCACGCGGTCGACGCGAGTGCGGTCATTTCCAACGGCAACTTGGTGGTGCAAAACAACCAAGAACGCGCTTACGCGGGGACGGACGCCGAGGTCGGGTTGCTGCTGTGTCGCATCCCCAACTACTTTGACAGCGAGCTTCGCGGTTTTGTCGGGGCCTATCATTTCGACACGAATTCACCCACGGCCGAATCAATCCAGGGGCCGCGGGTACGTGCCGAATTGCGGTCCTTTGACTTGCCGTTTTTGTCGTTGGATTCTCGATTGACGTTGGGGGTGCAATATCAGCACGACAGCGTTCGTGATTCTCAGACCTCGGCTACGATTGGTGTGCGAATGCCGTTTGGTCCCGATCGCCGTCGTCATCGCCGCATGTCACGAATCGAACGACGGATGACGGACGTGGTCGTTCGCGATGTCGATGTCGTCACGCACACAACGCCAACCCCCGGCGGTCAAGAAGTTGCCGTCCACGCGCTCTATGATTTCGAGATCGGATCGGTGACGGTGCTCGATGCGAGCACTGCCGATCTGCCCGCCGCGGTGGCAAGTGCCACGACGGACTCGGTAATCATCGATGGCGGTCGCGGTAATATCTACCTGTCCCAGCCGATCGAGGTCCAAGACGGTCAGCAAATACTTGGCGGTGGGTTGCAGGTCAAAGGGGCCGATACAGGGATCCACGCCTATTACGGAACCCCGGTGAACTTGTACGGAACGGACGAGACCCAAGCGGTCATCCTAACAGCGGACAACAGCGTCATTTCGGGGTTCAATATCTTTGGCGGTCTGCACGGTATTTCCAGCGACCTGCCGAGCGGTTTGGATGACCTCGTCGACGTGCTGATTTTTAGTAACAACGTGACCGGAGCCGCCGACAGCGGATTCCGCTTTGGAACCCTCGATGCCGATAGTATCATCGCCCACAACCGCGCGACCGACAATGGTGCGCACGGTTTTGATATCGAACAAAACGAAGGCTTGTTTGTTCAGAACAATGCGCTTGGCAATGCCGAAAACGGATTCGATTTGTTCGACAACGACGGCGAGGTGTCGCTAAACCGCTCGCTACGCAACGAAGGGTTCGGGTTCTTCGCCGACGACAACTCAGGCAACATTGACGAGAACGAAGCGTACGAAAATGGACTGAGCGGTTTCGACTTTCTTGACAACACCGGATCGATCGCGGGGAACTTGTCGGCAGACAATGGGTTGCAAGGATTTACGTTCGCTCGCAACAACGGCGTTATCGAAGACAACTTGGCCTTCGACAACGGCGGTTTTGGATTCGACTTTGCCGACAACGACGGTACCGTCCAAGGAAACTTGGCGTTTGACAACGGCGATGTTGGATTTGATTTTGCCGACAACTTTGGCTTGTTCCAAGAAAATATCGCGACGGGGAACTTCGGTGCCGGGTTCGACTTCGTCAACAACTCGGGGCAATTCCTAGCGAACGAAGCGATCGAAAACAGCGGCAGCGGTTTTGACTTTGTTGAAAATACGGCTGCCGGTACGTTCTCGAACAACGTCGCCGAAGACAATGGCGAATTCGGGTACGACGGAACCAATTCGGGAACGGCGGTGAACAACACCGGTGCGGACAACGAGGACGGCAATGACACCTTTCCTTAA
- a CDS encoding GGDEF domain-containing protein, whose product MPHSASIHHESIDAAAFPVTPSGENHNEATLRRQRIIDPSPCETECCLVQIYPPDVIEGMQLLEDDQFSIGRSPETDLPLFDSSVSRQHAMLIRSQDGYLVRDLGSTNGTFVNEKLIDSGCPLRSGDTIRIGSFLFRFLSAGCVETQYHETVYSAMTRDALTGTMNKRYLMEALNREIARSTRAQMEMSVVMVDIDHFKSINDTYGHLVGDEVLRTFGKRIGDICRSDDLLARYGGEEFCLLLAATGHDDAREMSERCRHAVADTPFDTAAGPLPITASFGFTVLNPGQPKTSSALLGAADQQLYEAKRSGRNRVCG is encoded by the coding sequence ATGCCCCATTCCGCCTCCATTCATCACGAATCGATCGATGCCGCTGCATTCCCGGTAACCCCCAGCGGCGAAAATCACAACGAGGCGACGCTGCGACGACAACGGATTATCGATCCAAGCCCGTGCGAAACCGAATGTTGTTTAGTCCAGATCTATCCGCCCGATGTGATCGAGGGCATGCAATTACTCGAAGACGATCAGTTTTCGATTGGCCGATCGCCTGAAACCGATCTTCCGCTGTTTGACAGCAGCGTTTCACGTCAACACGCGATGTTGATTCGCAGTCAAGATGGATACTTGGTTCGCGATCTCGGCAGTACCAACGGCACGTTTGTCAACGAAAAATTGATCGACTCGGGCTGTCCCTTGCGGAGCGGCGATACGATCCGAATCGGCAGTTTCCTATTTCGATTCTTGTCCGCGGGATGCGTCGAGACGCAATATCACGAGACCGTCTACAGTGCGATGACGCGTGATGCATTGACCGGAACGATGAACAAACGCTACTTGATGGAAGCGTTGAACCGAGAAATCGCTCGTTCGACTCGTGCACAAATGGAGATGTCGGTGGTGATGGTCGATATCGATCATTTCAAATCGATCAATGACACCTACGGGCATCTTGTCGGCGACGAGGTGCTGCGAACGTTTGGAAAACGCATTGGTGACATCTGTCGCAGCGACGATCTGCTGGCACGTTATGGAGGCGAAGAATTTTGTTTGCTGTTGGCGGCCACCGGACACGACGATGCTCGTGAGATGTCCGAACGCTGCCGCCACGCGGTGGCCGATACTCCTTTTGACACCGCTGCGGGACCGTTGCCGATCACCGCCAGTTTTGGATTCACGGTCTTGAACCCAGGCCAACCTAAAACCTCGAGTGCCCTGCTCGGTGCGGCAGACCAACAACTTTATGAAGCCAAACGCTCGGGCCGTAACCGCGTCTGCGGTTAG
- a CDS encoding TonB-dependent receptor: MPQPSTNITQNSLRSLAAFGVVILFVLNSSSLFSQQLALPLTDPVMQAPQIQAPQMQAPQMQGRGLAAPGLVVDDNAPQPGAATAKNEAIAADARVARLFGEVSQVDELPADRGPLARSPAADAVFRDEALGRRTADVGDLLRRSKGAHGVSIQNRTPIVSDTRVRGQRVGQVLASGSYWAPARMDLDTMMSKIDSRLVEDSILIKGPYASRYGPGFRFVDLEFLQSPRYENGYEGHGSTSGTYTSNGEQFYGRQSFWGGSDDYGFHISYGHRTGNDYETGQDGFFIPASYKSRDLFVAYGFDLNDHEKVEFNALRLDQTDLEFPGLVTDLNFLITDGYEITYTNDAPSFADRFTSEVWYNRTRFEGDTRRPGKARQIPSLVDAFQPSFLGAADGSTTTDGDALSAGYRFESTFFSCGSQTSVGTDLIYLNQELNEYDYYDPDPNDNNFPIPRSDSIDVGAYVERIIQWDEDVVVTAGTRIDGVFTDSRDIVAGVPEPLSVLEDTTLDKEFLLGSAYLTANRNLGAGWNSSAGMGFAMRQPTLTEMYAEYTFIGSLQRGLTFLDGDPELESERLYQFDLGLQYTSDDVTFGVHGHHAWIQNYITYDLFDPAGTVDGFQQGASFVNTDLATLSGFETYGQVELTSMVSTFGILTYLEGRDHTRLEPSRHTGDTVRSGNSTVDEEPLPGIAPMEARVGFLIHDPSAEDRWGVELAARIVDNQDRVATTLQEIETPGFTVYDIRSYRRFGNLLVTSGFENLTNKFYREHIDYRSGLGVFRPGFAFYVGGELTY; encoded by the coding sequence ATGCCGCAACCAAGCACAAACATCACTCAGAACTCACTGCGATCACTTGCCGCATTCGGCGTGGTGATCCTGTTCGTCCTGAATTCATCGTCGCTGTTTTCACAGCAGCTCGCTCTGCCGCTGACGGATCCGGTCATGCAGGCACCCCAGATCCAAGCTCCGCAAATGCAAGCCCCGCAAATGCAGGGACGGGGATTGGCCGCCCCCGGACTAGTTGTTGACGACAACGCACCGCAACCCGGTGCAGCAACCGCGAAAAACGAGGCGATTGCGGCCGACGCCCGGGTCGCCCGTCTGTTTGGCGAGGTCAGCCAGGTGGACGAATTGCCGGCCGACCGTGGACCGCTGGCTCGTTCGCCGGCCGCCGACGCGGTGTTTCGTGACGAGGCACTTGGACGACGCACCGCCGATGTCGGCGATTTGCTGAGACGTTCCAAAGGTGCTCACGGGGTGTCGATCCAGAATCGTACGCCCATCGTCAGCGACACGCGTGTGCGTGGTCAACGAGTGGGGCAAGTTCTTGCATCCGGTTCTTACTGGGCACCCGCCCGGATGGACTTGGATACGATGATGAGCAAGATTGATTCGCGGTTGGTCGAGGATTCGATTTTGATCAAAGGTCCCTACGCCAGTCGATATGGACCTGGGTTTCGCTTTGTTGACCTCGAGTTCTTGCAATCGCCACGCTACGAAAACGGCTACGAAGGTCACGGTTCGACCAGCGGAACCTACACCTCCAATGGCGAGCAATTCTATGGCCGTCAATCATTCTGGGGCGGCAGCGATGACTATGGTTTTCACATCAGCTACGGTCACCGCACCGGCAACGATTACGAAACCGGACAGGATGGATTCTTTATCCCAGCGAGCTACAAGTCGCGAGACCTGTTTGTCGCTTACGGCTTCGATTTGAATGATCATGAAAAGGTCGAATTCAACGCCTTGCGATTGGATCAAACCGATCTCGAGTTTCCGGGGTTGGTTACCGATTTGAACTTTTTGATCACCGATGGTTACGAGATCACCTACACCAACGATGCCCCGTCGTTTGCAGATCGATTCACCAGCGAAGTTTGGTACAACCGAACGCGGTTCGAGGGCGACACGCGGCGCCCCGGCAAGGCACGGCAGATCCCATCGCTTGTCGATGCATTCCAGCCTTCGTTCCTCGGCGCTGCCGATGGTTCCACGACCACCGATGGCGATGCGCTCTCAGCCGGTTACCGTTTCGAGTCGACATTTTTCTCGTGTGGTTCTCAGACCTCCGTCGGGACCGACCTGATTTATCTGAACCAAGAACTCAACGAATACGACTACTACGACCCCGACCCTAACGACAACAACTTTCCGATTCCACGCAGCGATTCGATCGACGTAGGAGCCTATGTGGAGCGGATCATTCAGTGGGACGAGGACGTGGTCGTGACCGCAGGCACGCGAATTGACGGCGTGTTTACCGATTCACGTGACATCGTCGCCGGAGTCCCTGAACCGCTCAGCGTGCTCGAAGACACGACGCTGGACAAGGAATTCTTGTTGGGATCGGCCTACCTGACCGCAAACCGAAATCTTGGGGCGGGGTGGAACAGCAGCGCTGGGATGGGGTTTGCCATGCGACAACCCACGCTGACTGAAATGTATGCCGAATACACCTTCATCGGTTCGCTGCAGCGAGGGTTGACGTTTCTCGATGGCGATCCCGAACTCGAATCCGAGCGTTTGTACCAATTTGACCTCGGACTGCAATACACTTCCGACGATGTCACGTTCGGTGTGCATGGACACCATGCTTGGATTCAAAACTACATCACGTACGATTTGTTTGATCCGGCGGGAACCGTCGACGGGTTTCAACAAGGAGCATCGTTCGTCAATACGGATCTAGCGACCTTGAGTGGATTCGAGACCTATGGGCAAGTCGAGTTGACATCGATGGTGTCCACGTTCGGCATCTTGACTTATCTCGAAGGCCGCGATCACACTCGGCTCGAACCATCGCGGCACACCGGAGACACAGTTCGCAGCGGCAACAGCACGGTGGACGAAGAACCGCTGCCGGGGATCGCGCCGATGGAAGCCCGTGTCGGTTTTCTGATTCATGACCCCAGTGCCGAAGATCGCTGGGGCGTTGAGCTGGCTGCCCGTATCGTCGACAACCAAGATCGAGTGGCGACAACGCTACAAGAGATCGAGACGCCCGGATTCACGGTCTACGACATTCGTAGCTACCGACGCTTTGGCAACTTGCTGGTTACCAGCGGCTTTGAGAATTTGACGAACAAGTTCTACCGCGAGCATATCGATTATCGCTCGGGACTTGGCGTGTTTCGCCCCGGATTCGCCTTCTACGTCGGCGGCGAGCTCACGTATTAA